In Glycine max cultivar Williams 82 chromosome 4, Glycine_max_v4.0, whole genome shotgun sequence, the genomic stretch ACCTTCTTCCAACTTTGCACTGTGTCATAATAATAATTCTGATTAAAATGGGGGGAAATAATTCAAGGCTGAATGGAAATGGGGGAGAGGTGTTGCCTGCTAGAATCCGCAACCGATGGGAAGAGTTGAGAAAACGCAAGAGTGGGGAAGATGGCACCCTCTTAAAGAAAGAGTTGCTGAATTCTGATGGTGTTGATGAAGGAAACTCTCAATCTTCCGAAGAAAATGGAAGTGAGCACAAAAGGGATTCTCTGAATGATGCTCAACAAGCCAAAGGGGTGGAAAAGCTCTCGAAAGTGGTTCCTTTGCCGGTTTCCGAACCTGGAAATGAGGAGCAGCGTAATGAGTTACACAATGAAGAGAAAGGGAAAGATGCTGAGAAGAAGGGTGAGGTTGTTGAGCTCAAAACAGGGAAGGTGCAGAGTACTGCAGGGCTGCAGCCAGAGATTAAACATGAGGAatcaaatgtaaaaaatgatagcagcgacgacgacgacgaagaCGAAGACGAAGACGAAGATGAGGAGGATGACATTCAAAGACTTATAGGTCCATCATCACCCAGCTTCAAAATTTATTGCACTGAAGCCGATAAGATAAAGGAGGAAGAACTACATGATTCAAAGGCTCTAGGTACCATTTTACAAGTTCTTTCTTATTGATCTGGATTACATTTTTTAACACTTTCTTTGCAGCTCATTTTTTATTAGGTGAAATTTAGGTAAGTCTCGTTGAATATGTGGGTATCATTTTTTATTGAGTAGGTCTCATCATTAGAGAAATTATGGCATGTATAATCTCAGTCGATCTTCACATCACatataattaactattttaacTCATTAAAAAATTCGGTCATATGTCACATAAAAATTGACTGAAATTATAGACATATCATAATcttaaattatacaataacttcTTCTTTTCATTGCCAAACTTGTGGAAGAGTCACTAGTTTCAATCATGAAGTGTTTTCATTCGAAAACAATGCtaaaagtatttatatataacttttttcccaACTGAAACGACAAGACTTGCATGTTATTCTATATATGCTTCCGACACAACAAATTATAACAATTCATCAATGAAAATATCAACAAATGTAATAGCTATTACACACGTTGTGTTttcattagaaaataaattaaaataacttccaAATCAGCAATTAAATAGGTCGTAGGTGAATTGTCACATCTTACCTTTTCGGCTGGAAAATTAAACGGTGTTTGACATTGCCAAATGCAGGTGATGAGAACCAAACCGTTGCCTTGCTCCAAAAGTCATCCAGTACTAATAGCATTGATGAAAGCTCTACATCAGCTTCAGGGAACACAGGAAACTCCAACGAGgcaaatatatatgaaaattgttTCAGTgttttgtgaattgtgatttcATTTATCTCCCATTTTCCCTatcctctcattttttttttttactagctaTAGCTCTCACAACATTTACAAGTTACATAAAACACCAAGGAATGACTCATCTAACTAAGTGTAGTTGTagtaaaataattgaacattaaTTCTTATCTCCACCAAAAGAGTAATTAATAATGACAGGAAATTACAAAAACTATTAATTTGAGTTTAATCTCATAATCTCTCATTTTGGATGCTTCAGATTGTTGAAATCAAATCAGCTTCTtcgaagagaaaaggaaataagaaaaagaaattcgGGGCAATGAAGAAGAATCTACTCCAAGTTAAGCATCTAAATATGAACCGAATGAACCCAATTTTGGCTTGCACGGGCAATGACAGAAGACGTCTTCTTTCAGaggattgattaattaattaatgattactACACTTAGCTGCTAGAAAGAATGAAGacaatttataatacattttttctttgttggggCATCTTTTATTTAGGAACTTATTCAGTTTCTTCTTAATCGTCATTCACTGGTTATTGACCATAGTTACTGAATAATAtctgtttttcaatttgtaaaataaaaatttcagaaaatcttaaaatcattttaatcagtttttttttcttgcattgTTTCGTCTTCTTTCCTCactcctatttttttaaaatttattttttgaaaattattttataaaataactcttaaaaagtataaaacaaaaatagaatcaAACACAATAATCCTCAATCAATGTGTAATCCAAAATATTTACGAGGAGAATccaaataatgtattttttaagataacagCCAAAAAGAAGAGGTAAGGAGATATAGATCCCTTTGTTTAAGGCCTTTGTGAAGGATAATTTTTCTATTGATATGTAACATCCCAGGCATTGATGAGGAACTTTCCATTTAGTCTGAAGGTTGGCGCAAAGGAGATAATACAAACAATGAACAATTTAGGGTATTTCAAGATTTGATCAATTTAACTTTTCTCAacttcctaatttttttttacaaaattttgaaacacaCTAAATTAGGAACTTTAGAAGCTAAATTGATGGGCAACTAATGCATTAAGCCAATATAACTCTTTTCATGCACTATTTGACAATCAATGTCCAATTGCATAGTACGTTCGCATAACACTGGATTGGCAACTATATATATGCAATGCTCTTTGGCTATCgtaatttaaaatagaataatGAGAAAGAGACCAACACAAATCCTAAAGCAAGTAAGTACGCCATTGAAGCTCCTTAGTGGGCTAGTGGCTGCTCCTAGCACATGATATTTACACTTTCAAGCAATAAGAGAaggttcaacaaaaaaaacataatccATAAATAGAGCAGTGAATGTCTAAGTAGCCCCTCTATCTCAAGCtcctttttctattttgtaatagtgttcaaaatatttcaaatgaaGAACACAAAGGAAAACTGGGtttgattttcaaatatttcaaaactGAAAATGGAAAAATACCTTAAACAGAGCCTAAGCAACTGAAGTTTTGAGTTTCTAGGAAAGAAAAAACCACGCCTAGATGATCTTTTGAAACAATGAAGAACACAAAGGGGTGCACAATGATGAGCATCTGTTGGACAAGCCATGAATTGGTTAAGCTTTTGGATTGCAAAAGCTTTATCCAGATATGTGGTGATATGGTGGATCACTATGGCCTTTTTTAAATCCGCAATCAAGAAGAAAAGAGGTCATTGTTtcaaccttttaaaaattaataatattaacaattaacatttatcaataaataaataaaagtcaaCCTCTCAAACCATTTCTACCGGATTGTTTGATATCATGGAGTGATTTGTGTAGTTTACAAACTTGCCCTGCCGTTGGAGCTACAATATAAACATCTTCATCTAATTTTTCATGTAAAACACGTTAAAATTTAGTTGTCGCAGATTTCATCTATTCATACTCTTAGCGCTATCCATTGTAACTAATATTGTAACTAATCCAGCTTTTCATTGTAACCATTTTCTGTTACTGGTCA encodes the following:
- the LOC102668230 gene encoding nucleolin; translated protein: MGGNNSRLNGNGGEVLPARIRNRWEELRKRKSGEDGTLLKKELLNSDGVDEGNSQSSEENGSEHKRDSLNDAQQAKGVEKLSKVVPLPVSEPGNEEQRNELHNEEKGKDAEKKGEVVELKTGKVQSTAGLQPEIKHEESNVKNDSSDDDDEDEDEDEDEEDDIQRLIGPSSPSFKIYCTEADKIKEEELHDSKALGDENQTVALLQKSSSTNSIDESSTSASGNTGNSNEIVEIKSASSKRKGNKKKKFGAMKKNLLQVKHLNMNRMNPILACTGNDRRRLLSED